The following proteins come from a genomic window of Polaribacter dokdonensis:
- the cls gene encoding cardiolipin synthase, whose product MMTYYILGGTHLLLFFWAFYNILYFGVKPSKSLSWILITFFFPFFGVFAFILFGINRRKIKFFELKETKKRKDFISKSFKTKDDANLDVLKNIKQKKISQLIYNTTNISTEDKNNVTLLKNGEETFKALYEALRNAKKFIHLQYYIIENGKVLSEILKIIEQKRKEGVEVRILYDTIGSYYLKNKTKKHLKEIGVEIYPETPFKFGSFLFSLNFRNHRKIAIIDNKIGFTGGVNITDEYINDDNLGVWQDTHLRINGCAVNSIHKSFLRDFYYATEQDLTTTDKYTELCKDEGDTTLQIVSSGPDYDQSVVMQQYLSFINLAEKSICVLNPYFVPTFAILEAFKIAALSGIQVTLLLPKKSDSKVATYSMYSYFETLLAAGVEIYLREDFSHSKVIFIDDDVASVGSTNFDCRSFEHNYELNAIIYCEKITSEIKQEFEERKKLANKLELATFKKRSNKQKTLERICRFFSPLL is encoded by the coding sequence ATGATGACTTATTACATTTTAGGAGGTACTCATTTATTATTATTCTTTTGGGCATTTTATAACATTTTATATTTTGGAGTAAAACCTTCTAAATCTTTAAGTTGGATTTTAATAACTTTCTTCTTTCCATTTTTTGGAGTTTTTGCATTTATTTTATTTGGAATAAATCGTAGAAAAATTAAGTTTTTTGAACTTAAGGAAACTAAAAAACGAAAAGACTTTATTTCAAAATCTTTTAAAACAAAAGATGATGCCAATCTTGATGTTCTAAAAAACATTAAACAAAAAAAGATTTCTCAGCTCATTTACAATACCACAAATATAAGTACAGAGGATAAAAATAATGTTACCCTTTTAAAGAATGGAGAAGAAACTTTTAAGGCACTTTATGAAGCCTTACGAAATGCAAAAAAGTTTATTCACTTACAATATTACATTATAGAGAATGGTAAAGTCTTGTCTGAGATTTTGAAAATAATAGAACAAAAAAGAAAAGAAGGTGTAGAAGTTAGAATTCTTTATGATACTATTGGAAGTTACTATTTAAAGAATAAAACTAAGAAACATTTAAAAGAAATTGGTGTAGAAATTTATCCTGAAACGCCTTTTAAATTTGGTAGTTTTCTGTTTTCGTTAAACTTTAGAAACCATAGAAAAATAGCAATAATAGATAATAAAATTGGTTTTACAGGAGGTGTAAATATTACTGACGAATACATTAATGATGATAATCTTGGTGTTTGGCAAGACACTCATTTACGAATCAATGGTTGTGCTGTAAACAGCATTCATAAATCATTCTTAAGAGACTTTTATTACGCAACAGAACAAGATTTAACAACCACAGACAAATACACAGAACTATGTAAAGATGAAGGTGATACTACTTTGCAAATAGTTTCAAGTGGACCAGATTATGATCAATCTGTAGTAATGCAACAATACTTAAGTTTTATCAACTTAGCAGAGAAAAGCATTTGTGTTTTAAACCCTTATTTTGTACCTACTTTTGCCATTTTAGAGGCTTTTAAAATTGCAGCTTTAAGTGGAATTCAAGTAACGCTATTACTACCTAAAAAAAGCGATTCTAAAGTTGCAACCTATAGTATGTACTCATATTTTGAGACTTTATTAGCTGCAGGTGTAGAAATTTATTTGAGAGAGGATTTTTCTCACAGTAAAGTAATCTTTATAGATGATGATGTAGCTTCTGTTGGGTCTACAAATTTTGACTGCAGAAGTTTTGAGCATAACTATGAATTAAATGCTATTATTTATTGCGAAAAAATAACCTCTGAAATCAAACAGGAATTTGAAGAGCGCAAAAAATTAGCCAATAAATTGGAGTTAGCAACCTTTAAAAAAAGATCTAATAAACAAAAAACGCTCGAAAGAATCTGTCGTTTTTTTAGTCCACTATTGTAA
- a CDS encoding GNAT family N-acetyltransferase, whose amino-acid sequence MTSEDFIIREIQPEDDAALAKVIREVILEMGAPKVGTAYEDKATDNMYKQYQKTTSKYYVVTHNNTVVGGAGIAQLDNFEGNTCELQKMYFLPIARGKGLGSKLIKQCLHKAKEIGFTNCYLETLPYMQAAVKLYKRNGFINLDKPMGNTAHYNCNVWMIKEI is encoded by the coding sequence ATGACAAGTGAAGATTTTATCATTAGAGAAATTCAACCAGAAGATGATGCAGCTCTTGCTAAAGTAATTCGTGAGGTAATTCTAGAAATGGGTGCTCCAAAAGTTGGTACAGCTTATGAAGATAAAGCCACAGATAACATGTATAAGCAATATCAAAAAACTACAAGTAAATATTATGTAGTTACGCATAACAATACTGTTGTTGGTGGTGCAGGTATTGCTCAGTTAGATAATTTTGAAGGAAACACATGTGAACTACAAAAAATGTATTTTTTACCTATTGCCAGAGGAAAAGGTCTTGGCTCTAAACTTATAAAACAGTGTTTACATAAAGCTAAAGAGATAGGTTTTACCAATTGTTATTTAGAAACCTTACCTTACATGCAAGCAGCAGTAAAATTATACAAACGAAATGGTTTTATCAATTTAGATAAACCAATGGGTAACACTGCACATTACAATTGTAATGTATGGATGATAAAAGAAATATAA
- the ribD gene encoding bifunctional diaminohydroxyphosphoribosylaminopyrimidine deaminase/5-amino-6-(5-phosphoribosylamino)uracil reductase RibD codes for MNHEVYIKRCLQIAKNGLGTTRPNPSVGAVIVHNNKIIAEGFTSNYGSNHAEVNAITAVLDKSLLKEATIYVTLEPCSHFGKTPPCADLIVKHNFKKVVIGTLDTNSMVAGKGVERLKNAGIEVIVGVLEEECKKHHKRFFTNQNKKRPYTILKWAESQDGFIAPNYKEKQQPVWISNQYSQQIVHKLRSKEHAILVGTNTVIADNPKLNVRSWTGNNPTRVVLDNHLRLPKSLHVFDNSVKTIFITDKNTDANSKQENMVFEKIDFQNNVAKQIISILQKHKIQSLIVEGGAKTLQTFIDENLWDEAMVFVGDVELKEGVKGPEFDVQLAHQQKIKNDTLKVYIND; via the coding sequence ATTAATCACGAAGTTTACATAAAACGTTGTTTGCAAATTGCCAAAAACGGGCTGGGTACTACAAGACCAAACCCTTCTGTTGGAGCTGTAATTGTGCACAATAATAAAATAATTGCAGAAGGTTTTACCTCTAATTACGGAAGCAATCATGCAGAAGTAAATGCAATTACTGCAGTTTTAGATAAGAGCTTGTTAAAAGAGGCTACAATTTATGTTACTTTAGAACCTTGTTCTCATTTTGGCAAGACTCCACCTTGTGCAGATTTAATTGTAAAACACAACTTTAAAAAAGTGGTAATTGGTACTTTAGATACTAATAGTATGGTTGCAGGTAAAGGTGTTGAAAGATTAAAAAATGCAGGAATTGAAGTAATTGTAGGTGTTTTAGAAGAGGAATGTAAAAAGCATCACAAACGGTTTTTTACCAATCAAAATAAGAAAAGACCTTACACTATCTTAAAATGGGCAGAATCTCAAGATGGTTTTATAGCACCAAATTATAAAGAAAAACAGCAACCTGTCTGGATTTCAAATCAATACTCGCAACAAATTGTACACAAGCTTAGAAGCAAAGAACATGCTATTTTAGTAGGTACAAATACTGTAATTGCAGATAACCCTAAATTGAATGTTAGGTCTTGGACAGGCAATAATCCTACAAGAGTTGTTTTAGATAATCATTTAAGGCTACCTAAATCTTTGCACGTGTTTGATAATTCAGTAAAAACCATTTTTATCACTGATAAAAATACAGATGCAAATTCAAAGCAGGAAAACATGGTCTTTGAAAAGATTGATTTTCAAAATAATGTTGCCAAGCAAATTATATCGATTTTGCAAAAACATAAAATTCAGTCTTTAATTGTAGAAGGAGGAGCAAAGACACTGCAAACCTTTATAGATGAAAACCTTTGGGATGAGGCTATGGTTTTTGTAGGTGATGTTGAACTTAAAGAAGGTGTAAAAGGGCCTGAGTTTGATGTGCAATTAGCTCATCAACAAAAAATTAAAAACGATACTTTAAAAGTATATATCAATGATTAA
- a CDS encoding HAD-IA family hydrolase, producing the protein MIKNIIFDFGDIFINLDKQGTYKAMAALGVTEISDDMIHVYHQYEKGLISTEEFIDFYEQKVHLKREDLVNAWNAVLLDFPKRRLDFIIELAASKKYRLFLLSNTNDLHIKWIQNSLGTAFYNEFKNAFEQFYLSHEIHFRKPDSEIYEFVLEQNKLNPKETLFVDDLKENTDSAHKLGIQVWNLDPKTEDVTALFTKNYSL; encoded by the coding sequence ATGATTAAAAATATAATTTTCGATTTTGGTGATATTTTCATCAATCTAGATAAACAAGGCACATATAAAGCTATGGCTGCTTTAGGTGTTACTGAAATTTCTGATGATATGATTCACGTATATCATCAGTATGAAAAAGGATTAATCTCTACAGAAGAGTTTATTGATTTTTATGAGCAAAAAGTTCATTTAAAAAGGGAAGACTTGGTTAATGCTTGGAATGCAGTTTTATTAGATTTCCCAAAAAGAAGATTAGATTTTATTATAGAATTAGCAGCTAGTAAAAAGTACAGATTGTTTTTATTGAGTAATACTAATGATTTACATATAAAATGGATACAAAATAGTTTAGGAACTGCTTTTTATAACGAGTTTAAAAATGCTTTTGAGCAATTTTATTTATCGCATGAAATTCATTTCAGAAAGCCAGATTCTGAAATATATGAGTTTGTTTTAGAACAAAATAAATTAAATCCAAAAGAAACTTTATTTGTAGATGATTTGAAAGAAAATACAGATTCTGCACATAAATTAGGTATTCAGGTTTGGAATTTAGATCCTAAAACTGAAGATGTAACAGCGTTATTTACTAAAAACTACAGTCTTTGA